The following proteins come from a genomic window of Planctomycetota bacterium:
- the nth gene encoding endonuclease III: MPSVESFKKRRERVAAMLPVLKAEHPDARCSLDFDTPLQLLVATILSAQCTDARVNLTTPALFDRYRDARAFAESDPAELESMVKRCGFFRQKAKSIRSMAADLVEHYDGEVPDTMEALTKLAGVGRKTANVVLGDAIGVFYGIAVDTHVGRLSRRLALSKHDDAVKVEADLMKIVPREEWAMFSHLLIHHGRRICDSRSPKCDICVLFDHCPSGPKVIAQREKATSRKTKPSSKRATSSTSKRRRTSSAVTK; the protein is encoded by the coding sequence GTGCCGTCGGTCGAGAGCTTTAAGAAGCGACGCGAGCGGGTCGCTGCGATGCTGCCGGTGCTCAAGGCCGAGCACCCGGACGCCCGCTGCAGTCTTGATTTCGACACGCCGCTGCAGCTGCTGGTAGCGACGATCCTGTCGGCCCAGTGCACCGACGCGCGCGTCAACCTGACGACGCCGGCACTGTTCGATCGGTATCGCGATGCCCGAGCGTTTGCCGAGAGCGACCCGGCCGAGCTGGAATCGATGGTCAAGAGGTGCGGGTTCTTCCGCCAGAAGGCCAAGTCGATCCGCTCGATGGCGGCGGACCTGGTCGAGCACTATGACGGCGAGGTGCCTGACACGATGGAGGCGCTGACGAAACTGGCCGGCGTCGGTCGGAAGACGGCCAACGTCGTGCTGGGCGACGCGATCGGCGTCTTCTACGGCATCGCCGTCGACACGCACGTTGGCCGGCTCTCGCGTCGGCTGGCGTTGTCAAAGCACGACGACGCCGTGAAGGTCGAGGCCGATCTGATGAAGATCGTGCCGCGGGAGGAGTGGGCGATGTTCAGCCACCTGCTCATCCACCACGGCCGCCGCATCTGCGACAGCCGTTCGCCCAAGTGCGACATCTGCGTGCTGTTCGACCACTGTCCGAGCGGGCCGAAGGTGATCGCTCAGCGGGAGAAGGCGACTTCGCGCAAGACGAAGCCGTCATCGAAGCGGGCCACCTCTTCAACATCCAAGAGGCGTCGGACGTCTTCGGCGGTGACGAAGTAG
- a CDS encoding dihydroorotate dehydrogenase, translated as MTSDLSVDLAGLRLDNPTMTCSGTCGYGPEYADFTDLSKLGCFVTKSVTREERPGNAPARIVETRGGMMNAIGLANVGLDRFKTEKLPQIESMPCPVVVNVAGHATDDYVEVVGAMNALPAVKGVELNVSCPNVKDGLTFGTDADLLRELTRACKDALPDKPLMVKLSPNVPDICVTAEAACEGGADVLTLVNTFTAMTVDVNKRKPRLANVTGGLSGPAIKPIALHLVSRVYRNVTRHNGVPIVGMGGVQTWMDAAEFVLAGASAVAIGTALFVDPSTPEQIAKGLAEWCERQEVAKLSDLVGALELPDDQPAEPRKTPYV; from the coding sequence GTGACGTCCGACCTTTCCGTCGATCTCGCGGGGCTCCGCCTCGACAACCCGACGATGACCTGCAGCGGCACCTGCGGCTACGGGCCCGAATACGCCGACTTCACCGACCTCTCGAAGCTGGGCTGCTTCGTCACCAAGTCCGTCACGCGCGAGGAACGCCCCGGCAACGCTCCTGCACGCATCGTCGAAACCCGCGGCGGCATGATGAACGCCATCGGCCTGGCCAACGTCGGGCTCGACCGATTCAAGACCGAGAAGCTGCCGCAGATCGAGTCGATGCCGTGCCCGGTCGTCGTCAACGTCGCCGGACATGCCACAGACGATTACGTCGAGGTCGTGGGCGCAATGAACGCCCTGCCAGCGGTGAAGGGCGTCGAGCTCAACGTCTCGTGCCCGAACGTCAAGGACGGCCTGACCTTCGGCACCGATGCCGACCTGCTTCGCGAGCTGACCCGCGCCTGCAAAGACGCCCTGCCGGACAAGCCGCTGATGGTGAAGCTCTCGCCGAACGTGCCAGACATCTGCGTGACGGCCGAGGCGGCGTGTGAAGGTGGGGCCGACGTGTTGACGCTGGTCAACACGTTCACGGCGATGACGGTCGACGTGAACAAACGAAAGCCGCGTCTGGCCAACGTCACCGGCGGACTCAGCGGGCCGGCGATCAAGCCGATCGCGCTCCACCTCGTCAGCCGGGTCTACCGCAACGTCACCCGCCACAACGGCGTCCCGATCGTCGGCATGGGCGGCGTGCAGACCTGGATGGACGCGGCCGAGTTTGTCCTCGCCGGCGCCTCGGCCGTCGCAATCGGGACGGCCTTATTCGTCGACCCGTCGACGCCCGAGCAGATCGCCAAGGGCCTGGCCGAGTGGTGCGAGCGGCAAGAGGTGGCCAAGCTATCGGACCTGGTCGGAGCCCTGGAGCTTCCCGACGATCAGCCGGCCGAGCCGCGGAAAACGCCGTACGTGTAG
- a CDS encoding small basic protein: MSLHTSLKAAGGLSRHRNVLTKAERLAKLIANGKVDKDDPYVLGLPKTANRKLVVGKKTVKKPEAEDDKKAKKKK; this comes from the coding sequence ATGAGCCTGCACACCAGCCTGAAAGCCGCCGGAGGCCTCTCTCGGCACCGCAACGTCCTCACCAAGGCCGAGCGCCTCGCCAAGCTGATCGCCAACGGCAAGGTCGACAAGGATGATCCGTACGTCCTGGGCCTGCCCAAGACGGCCAACCGCAAGCTGGTCGTCGGCAAGAAGACCGTCAAGAAGCCTGAGGCCGAAGACGACAAGAAGGCCAAGAAGAAAAAGTAA
- the rsmA gene encoding 16S rRNA (adenine(1518)-N(6)/adenine(1519)-N(6))-dimethyltransferase RsmA: MPQTKREIEAVLQQADMRPRHRFGQNFMIEPDLVRLIADAGQIEPGDRVIEVGPGTGTLTDELLDRGAKVLAVEIDRDLAAAARERFGDRVEVIEDDAMAGKHELHPAVADAAAGDAKLVANLPYNIASPLVIELLIAGSPLLVFTVQKEVADRLRATPADGKAYGPLSVVAQSLSDVEVLRVIPPTAFHPRPTIDSALVRLRRRVRVDGDLAAFSRFVSTLYGQRRKSIRNPLKAIVGDRVDDVLTSAGLTGSERAGELGPEIVRLLHKVAQPLH; the protein is encoded by the coding sequence GTGCCGCAGACGAAGCGTGAGATCGAGGCCGTCCTCCAGCAGGCCGACATGCGGCCGCGGCATCGGTTCGGGCAGAACTTCATGATCGAGCCCGACCTCGTCCGCCTCATCGCCGACGCAGGCCAGATCGAGCCGGGCGACCGCGTCATCGAGGTCGGCCCGGGCACCGGCACCCTCACGGACGAGCTGCTCGACCGCGGGGCGAAGGTGCTGGCCGTCGAAATCGACCGCGACCTCGCTGCAGCAGCACGCGAGCGATTCGGCGATCGCGTCGAGGTCATCGAAGACGACGCGATGGCAGGCAAGCACGAGCTGCACCCGGCCGTCGCCGACGCTGCAGCTGGCGATGCGAAGCTGGTCGCAAACCTGCCGTACAACATCGCCTCGCCGCTGGTGATCGAGCTTTTGATCGCCGGGTCGCCGCTGCTGGTCTTCACAGTGCAGAAGGAAGTCGCCGACCGACTCCGGGCGACGCCCGCCGACGGCAAGGCGTACGGGCCGCTGTCGGTGGTGGCCCAGTCGCTGTCGGACGTCGAGGTCTTGCGCGTCATCCCGCCGACGGCATTTCACCCGAGGCCGACGATCGACTCAGCCCTGGTTCGCCTCCGCCGCCGCGTCCGGGTCGATGGCGACCTCGCGGCCTTCAGCCGATTCGTCTCTACCCTCTACGGGCAGCGTCGCAAGTCGATTCGCAATCCGCTCAAGGCGATCGTCGGCGATCGCGTCGACGACGTGCTGACGTCGGCAGGACTCACCGGCTCCGAACGCGCCGGCGAACTCGGCCCCGAAATCGTCCGCCTCCTGCACAAGGTCGCTCAGCCGCTGCACTAG
- a CDS encoding MotA/TolQ/ExbB proton channel family protein, with translation MRPSSTAIQSAASVAKPPHGQPLWRQRALLLSALLVSILVFGSRVMAQDGDGAAAGAEEPSVAASAWLLPFESLASLEPVTIVILLCSVVAVTLIIQASLRARRSVLLPDESDAQIEELIQGRNFRELIEFTDEDDSFVSRSLNPALKRAPSFTEMRESLEAGVADETAEEFRKLEYINILANVGPLLGLLGTVVGIMDAFLAMQKAGGSADVGALAGGISTALGTTMLGLVLAIPSLVAYGVLRNKVDRLTSEGALAAEEFLLMIRPDKDKAGGSSSSSKPRPRPTPAKAPARQSAPAPVNNAAE, from the coding sequence ATGCGTCCTTCCTCGACCGCGATCCAGTCTGCCGCCTCCGTCGCCAAACCGCCCCATGGTCAGCCGCTGTGGCGTCAGCGAGCGTTGCTCCTGTCGGCCTTGCTCGTCAGCATCCTCGTCTTCGGCAGCCGGGTCATGGCTCAGGACGGTGATGGTGCGGCCGCGGGCGCCGAAGAGCCGAGCGTCGCCGCTTCGGCATGGTTGCTGCCGTTCGAGTCGCTGGCGTCGCTGGAGCCGGTGACGATCGTCATCCTGCTCTGCAGCGTCGTCGCCGTGACGCTCATCATCCAGGCCTCGCTTCGTGCACGTCGCTCGGTGCTGCTCCCTGACGAGAGCGACGCCCAGATTGAAGAGCTGATTCAGGGCCGAAACTTCCGCGAACTGATCGAGTTCACCGACGAGGACGACTCCTTCGTCAGCCGAAGCCTCAACCCGGCGCTCAAGCGGGCTCCGAGCTTCACCGAGATGCGCGAGAGCCTCGAAGCCGGCGTTGCCGATGAGACGGCAGAAGAGTTCCGCAAGCTCGAGTACATCAACATCCTCGCCAACGTGGGTCCGCTGCTCGGACTGCTCGGCACCGTCGTCGGCATCATGGACGCCTTCCTCGCGATGCAGAAGGCCGGCGGCTCGGCGGACGTCGGCGCTCTGGCCGGCGGTATCTCGACCGCGCTGGGCACGACGATGCTCGGCCTCGTGCTCGCCATTCCGTCGCTCGTCGCTTACGGCGTTCTGCGGAACAAGGTCGATCGCCTCACCAGCGAAGGGGCACTCGCGGCAGAAGAGTTCCTCCTGATGATCCGCCCCGACAAGGACAAGGCCGGCGGCTCGTCGTCCAGCAGCAAGCCGCGCCCGCGTCCGACGCCCGCCAAGGCCCCGGCCCGGCAGTCCGCACCGGCTCCCGTGAACAACGCCGCCGAGTAA
- a CDS encoding biopolymer transporter ExbD, which produces MKRRRQPPRGQPVNITPLSDIMLSLLIFFMLVSKAGIDTGADNELQLPVATLGVTEDQFEEERAASSFLVVNVESSLVDGNPRVYGKYLVSGETWSFNVDDLNTQAPTLQRFIEDFKDGRDDFEVYIHAGRNTPYFDTESVLRAVSRAGVAGVQYAFAQPN; this is translated from the coding sequence ATGAAGCGTCGCCGACAACCTCCCCGCGGCCAGCCGGTCAACATCACGCCGCTCAGCGACATCATGCTGTCGCTGCTGATCTTCTTCATGCTCGTCAGCAAGGCCGGCATCGATACCGGGGCGGACAACGAACTCCAGCTGCCCGTCGCCACGCTCGGCGTCACCGAAGACCAGTTCGAAGAAGAACGCGCCGCCAGCAGCTTCCTCGTCGTCAACGTCGAGTCGAGCCTCGTCGACGGCAACCCACGCGTCTACGGCAAATACCTCGTCAGCGGCGAGACGTGGTCGTTCAACGTCGACGACCTCAACACGCAGGCACCGACGCTGCAGCGGTTCATCGAAGACTTCAAGGACGGCCGAGACGACTTTGAGGTCTACATCCACGCAGGCCGGAACACGCCGTACTTCGACACGGAGTCGGTTTTGCGTGCCGTGAGTCGCGCGGGTGTGGCGGGCGTGCAGTACGCGTTTGCCCAACCGAACTGA
- a CDS encoding biopolymer transporter ExbD codes for MPRTRTQRANPEPPNLTPVVNVAMVVLVVFMLTASFIEPQPYMQSKVALLEQGGQSEYTAADEPLRVLVDVAPSSPSQYRATIGGDTGTNGEELLTIFQQRAQALGGTEEALAETQVEISPQSAVIWQHLITVYEAAQRAGFSSITFTPGR; via the coding sequence ATGCCACGCACGCGGACCCAGCGAGCCAACCCCGAACCGCCGAATCTGACGCCCGTCGTCAACGTGGCGATGGTGGTGCTGGTGGTCTTCATGCTGACGGCCAGCTTCATCGAGCCCCAGCCGTACATGCAGAGCAAGGTCGCGCTCCTCGAACAGGGCGGCCAGAGCGAGTACACCGCCGCCGACGAGCCGCTGCGCGTCCTCGTCGACGTCGCCCCCTCCTCGCCCAGCCAGTACCGCGCGACCATCGGCGGTGACACCGGCACCAACGGCGAAGAGCTGCTCACGATCTTCCAGCAGCGTGCCCAGGCGCTCGGCGGGACCGAAGAGGCGCTTGCTGAGACGCAGGTCGAGATCAGCCCGCAGTCGGCCGTCATCTGGCAGCACCTGATCACCGTTTACGAGGCGGCCCAGCGTGCCGGCTTCAGCAGCATCACCTTCACGCCCGGCCGGTAG